Proteins encoded in a region of the Paenibacillus wynnii genome:
- a CDS encoding PLP-dependent aminotransferase family protein, with the protein MKKAVEDQQTHPLFRQVYEYIINRMERGEWNAHDKLPSIRLLAEEVKVHRLTVFKAYKQLKEDGKVYVRDKSGYYVSPGNMLSPDFEDNAIVSSYLLTNPLSDIQRVPAKYQFSQALIDPNLLPNLYLSDYVKKVFDLYPKVMGTYSTVQGDEELRETLSRHFKEHHRLQLSPEELLITSGAQQAINLIAKIVLGPMDTVLVERPTYSVAMDIFRREGARLVPIEITPEGYDLEEIEALMAKHKPRMFYMNPTHHNPTGYTVPVRQRKLLVELAERYRCLLVEDDPFRDMYFDEEPPPPFFAYDTEGWVIYISSFSKYVAPGLRICAVACRYPFMDRLITAKSLADNGTPLLNQKIFLHYYTSPRLQQHLVKLRIALQVHKEIMEEELAATGWEWKAPQGGLNLWVKLPEEISVEVLFRLCAQQSIAFVPGEILDPLGEMKSWIRLSYSFANEGQLREGMRLLRAAAGSLQS; encoded by the coding sequence ATGAAAAAGGCAGTCGAAGACCAGCAGACACATCCGCTATTTCGACAGGTGTATGAATACATAATCAACCGTATGGAGCGGGGGGAATGGAATGCGCATGATAAGCTGCCCTCTATCCGCCTGTTGGCTGAAGAGGTGAAGGTGCATCGACTGACCGTATTCAAGGCGTATAAGCAGTTAAAAGAGGACGGAAAGGTCTATGTTCGAGATAAGTCCGGCTATTATGTATCTCCGGGGAACATGCTCTCGCCTGATTTTGAGGACAATGCGATAGTGTCTTCCTATCTGCTCACGAACCCGCTGTCTGACATTCAACGTGTACCGGCTAAGTATCAGTTCTCCCAGGCGCTTATTGATCCAAATCTGCTGCCTAATCTTTATTTATCTGACTATGTAAAAAAAGTGTTCGATCTGTACCCGAAGGTCATGGGAACATACTCCACCGTTCAAGGGGATGAGGAACTTCGGGAGACGTTAAGCCGACATTTCAAGGAGCATCATCGGCTGCAGCTGTCGCCGGAGGAATTATTGATTACTTCGGGGGCTCAGCAGGCCATAAATCTGATTGCCAAAATTGTGCTGGGACCCATGGATACGGTGCTAGTTGAGAGGCCGACTTACAGTGTAGCTATGGATATTTTTCGGCGGGAAGGTGCGAGGCTTGTCCCTATTGAAATTACTCCGGAGGGCTATGATCTGGAAGAGATCGAAGCGTTGATGGCGAAGCATAAGCCCCGCATGTTCTATATGAATCCTACCCATCACAATCCTACTGGGTATACGGTTCCGGTGCGGCAGCGCAAGCTCTTGGTAGAACTTGCAGAGCGCTACCGCTGCCTCTTGGTTGAGGATGATCCCTTCCGTGATATGTATTTCGATGAGGAGCCGCCGCCGCCCTTTTTTGCCTATGATACAGAGGGCTGGGTGATTTATATCAGCAGCTTCAGCAAATATGTAGCTCCCGGTCTGCGCATATGTGCCGTGGCCTGCCGTTACCCGTTCATGGATAGACTAATTACGGCCAAATCTCTTGCAGATAACGGGACGCCCCTGCTGAATCAGAAAATCTTCCTCCATTACTACACCTCCCCGCGCCTGCAGCAGCATCTCGTGAAGCTGAGGATTGCACTTCAGGTTCATAAGGAGATTATGGAGGAAGAACTGGCTGCTACAGGCTGGGAGTGGAAGGCTCCGCAGGGCGGGTTGAACTTATGGGTGAAGCTGCCGGAAGAAATCTCTGTTGAGGTTTTGTTCCGGTTATGTGCACAACAGTCGATAGCCTTTGTCCCGGGCGAGATCCTTGATCCCCTCGGAGAGATGAAATCGTGGATCCGTCTGAGTTATTCTTTTGCGAATGAAGGCCAGCTTCGTGAAGGCATGCGGTTATTGAGGGCAGCAGCCGGGAGTTTGCAATCCTAG
- a CDS encoding DMT family transporter: MIFLAYSLVCLIFATTFLAIKIGVDAGLPPFFSAGLRFFLAGSVLFLWMVWKQKVSFSLLLRKEMLITGAALTFGTFSALYWAEQFVSSGLAAVLSATGPIMILLLQTLFLRQKSPTHSLYGCLIGFTGVLLLVLPNLSVDVSSLWVIGCIVILIGELGYASGTLYSKKVIATFPKVSPIALNAAQMMYGGALMLVLSLFTEKVHVEVLFSLKAAGSLLYLMVIGSMVGHSLYYWLVAKTNPVFPATWLYISPPIAVGVGVLFYNEAVSWITLLGVATIIMGTVLVNGSALKQLIQKNLIYIR; encoded by the coding sequence ATGATATTTTTGGCTTATAGTTTGGTATGTCTAATCTTTGCTACGACCTTTCTCGCGATAAAAATCGGCGTGGATGCAGGTCTGCCCCCGTTTTTCTCCGCTGGATTACGTTTCTTTCTAGCAGGTTCTGTTCTATTCCTATGGATGGTCTGGAAGCAGAAGGTCAGCTTCTCGCTGCTGCTTCGCAAAGAAATGCTGATTACGGGAGCTGCACTGACGTTCGGAACCTTCTCGGCTCTATACTGGGCAGAACAATTCGTATCCTCAGGGCTTGCTGCGGTGCTGTCGGCTACCGGCCCCATTATGATTCTACTGCTGCAAACTTTATTTTTACGACAAAAATCACCTACTCACTCCTTATATGGCTGTCTCATCGGCTTTACCGGTGTGCTTCTGTTGGTCCTGCCAAACCTTTCCGTGGATGTCTCCTCCCTATGGGTGATAGGCTGCATTGTGATTCTAATCGGTGAACTCGGCTATGCATCAGGAACGCTCTATTCCAAAAAAGTAATCGCAACCTTCCCGAAGGTCTCTCCTATCGCCTTAAATGCGGCGCAAATGATGTACGGCGGAGCGTTAATGCTTGTATTGTCTCTTTTTACGGAGAAGGTGCATGTTGAAGTCCTATTCTCTTTGAAGGCTGCCGGATCACTGCTTTATCTCATGGTGATTGGCTCCATGGTGGGTCATAGCTTGTATTACTGGCTCGTTGCTAAGACCAATCCGGTCTTTCCTGCTACTTGGCTGTATATCTCTCCTCCCATTGCAGTCGGCGTGGGCGTGCTGTTCTATAACGAAGCTGTCTCATGGATCACTCTACTTGGCGTAGCAACCATCATCATGGGCACCGTGCTTGTAAATGGCAGTGCATTGAAGCAATTGATCCAAAAAAATCTGATATATATAAGATGA
- a CDS encoding YsnF/AvaK domain-containing protein codes for MNKKIVGVFHTEHEASQAIQELKQHGFQADDISVIARNKKDVNTINDETGSKGAEGLASGAATGGFLGGLTGLLVGIGALAIPGIGPIIAAGPIAATLAGAAVGAGTGGLVGGLIGLGIPEEHAESYDKHVEEGRILVMVDADTSKADDIYSVFRKYNSANSDHYTNANTDNNTLGEKVVGTMKETGNTVGDKVGDTVKGARNVVENTVDAAFNGSGLEGRTDTGLDTMNSATMAGTTPLDNAYRPGMTGTVDTDTVAITSATTADVTDRDLDRDEDRKLRLREEQLDVSKINVEMGEVFVHKDVIEEQKTINVPVTREEVVIERRAINDDPTAESVGIDETIRIPVSEERVQVSKNTVVTGEVEIHKRAVTDTQQVQDTVRHEEARVDKTGNVMVNGDDDLTTEGRI; via the coding sequence ATGAACAAGAAAATTGTAGGTGTTTTTCATACCGAACATGAGGCTTCTCAAGCTATTCAGGAATTAAAGCAGCATGGTTTTCAGGCTGATGATATCTCAGTCATTGCTAGAAATAAAAAAGATGTAAACACTATCAATGATGAAACGGGAAGCAAAGGAGCTGAAGGATTGGCTTCCGGGGCAGCAACAGGTGGCTTCCTCGGCGGTTTGACTGGGCTTTTAGTAGGTATTGGCGCATTAGCGATTCCGGGCATTGGACCCATCATTGCAGCAGGGCCAATCGCCGCTACACTTGCAGGCGCTGCTGTAGGTGCGGGTACAGGTGGATTAGTAGGCGGACTGATTGGGCTAGGTATTCCGGAGGAACATGCCGAAAGCTACGATAAACATGTAGAAGAAGGCCGAATTCTTGTTATGGTAGATGCTGACACCTCGAAGGCAGATGATATTTATTCTGTTTTCCGTAAGTATAATTCCGCTAATTCTGACCACTATACAAATGCTAATACCGATAACAATACTCTTGGAGAAAAGGTGGTTGGTACTATGAAAGAGACTGGCAACACGGTTGGAGATAAAGTCGGGGATACTGTAAAAGGCGCACGCAATGTGGTTGAGAATACGGTGGATGCCGCATTTAACGGCTCTGGTTTGGAAGGACGTACGGATACTGGACTTGATACCATGAATTCGGCAACGATGGCTGGGACAACACCATTAGATAATGCTTACAGACCGGGAATGACGGGAACTGTAGACACCGATACCGTGGCTATCACGAGCGCTACAACGGCTGATGTAACAGACCGTGATTTGGACCGGGATGAAGATCGCAAGCTGCGTCTGCGCGAGGAGCAACTGGATGTTTCCAAGATAAATGTGGAAATGGGCGAAGTATTTGTTCATAAAGATGTTATTGAGGAACAAAAAACAATTAACGTTCCTGTCACTCGTGAAGAGGTTGTTATCGAACGCCGGGCTATTAATGATGATCCTACAGCAGAATCCGTCGGTATTGATGAAACGATCCGCATTCCAGTAAGTGAGGAAAGAGTGCAGGTCAGCAAAAATACAGTAGTTACGGGTGAAGTTGAAATTCATAAACGGGCTGTTACGGATACACAACAGGTTCAGGATACTGTTCGGCATGAGGAAGCTCGGGTTGATAAGACGGGTAATGTAATGGTTAATGGTGACGATGATCTCACCACAGAAGGCCGTATCTAA
- a CDS encoding (2Fe-2S) ferredoxin domain-containing protein, whose product MNMRLKVLKDHLLFCCSEHCSNQEVEDLMQAFKEELVAKGIHKTVKMNKTSCLGLCGNGPFLIVYPDGIWYYNLTLEDVPRIVEEHLIKGEPVEELIMLKMEA is encoded by the coding sequence ATGAACATGCGGTTAAAGGTATTGAAGGACCATTTGCTGTTTTGCTGCAGTGAGCACTGCTCCAATCAAGAGGTGGAGGACCTTATGCAGGCTTTCAAGGAAGAACTGGTGGCGAAGGGTATTCACAAGACGGTAAAGATGAACAAAACAAGCTGTTTGGGATTGTGCGGCAACGGCCCCTTCCTAATTGTGTATCCTGACGGAATTTGGTACTACAATCTAACCCTGGAAGATGTTCCGCGAATTGTTGAGGAGCATTTGATTAAGGGCGAGCCCGTGGAAGAGCTCATTATGCTGAAGATGGAGGCATAA
- a CDS encoding AraC family transcriptional regulator: protein MSIFNCNTERPFRGNPDLHLHYWGRERCVPGHSVGPGVREIYKIHFIHEGTGRVSVGECSHSLEAGQAFLTYPHVVTSYAADLYTPWTYSWIAFTGEQVEYLLSKTSLSPEHPVFPMDLELMPELYERLTQAAEIRDSLDLPLKAILYQFLALLLQTVPTSPDILPLPKQKSIYVEQCLHFLHSHYCENVTVEMMSSTLKLDRKYLSSLFKKSIGLPPQQYLLNFRIAKACDLLAETQCTIGEIAHSVGYQDALLFSRMFKKVKGCSPKEYRFRQINNDIVL, encoded by the coding sequence ATGTCCATATTCAATTGCAATACCGAGCGTCCCTTTCGGGGTAATCCTGACCTGCATCTACATTACTGGGGGCGTGAGCGCTGTGTGCCGGGACATTCTGTCGGCCCCGGGGTTCGTGAGATCTATAAGATTCATTTCATTCATGAGGGTACAGGAAGGGTCTCTGTAGGAGAATGTTCTCATTCTCTGGAAGCAGGACAAGCTTTTTTAACCTACCCTCATGTTGTTACTTCCTACGCCGCTGATCTGTATACCCCTTGGACTTATTCGTGGATCGCATTTACGGGTGAGCAAGTTGAATATCTTTTATCCAAAACATCATTGTCTCCTGAACATCCCGTATTTCCTATGGATCTAGAATTAATGCCCGAGCTGTATGAACGGCTTACACAGGCTGCGGAGATTAGAGATAGTCTTGATTTGCCTTTAAAAGCAATCCTTTACCAGTTCCTTGCCCTACTGCTGCAAACCGTCCCTACTTCTCCCGACATCCTTCCTTTGCCTAAGCAAAAAAGCATTTATGTGGAGCAGTGCCTCCACTTTTTACATTCACATTATTGTGAGAATGTCACAGTAGAGATGATGTCTTCCACGTTAAAGTTGGATCGCAAATACTTATCATCCCTTTTCAAAAAATCCATCGGTCTCCCGCCGCAGCAGTATTTATTGAACTTCCGCATAGCCAAGGCTTGCGATCTGCTTGCAGAAACTCAGTGCACGATTGGTGAAATTGCCCACTCTGTTGGATATCAGGATGCGCTTCTCTTTTCACGGATGTTCAAGAAGGTAAAGGGTTGTTCACCGAAGGAATATCGATTTAGGCAGATCAATAATGACATTGTTCTATAA
- a CDS encoding aldo/keto reductase yields the protein MYNASPTRYDSMTYNRSGKSGLRLPAISLGLWHNFGGNDVFENGRAMVRRAFDLGITHFDLANNYGPPAGSAEETFGQILTKDFSAHRDEMIISSKAGYYMWPGPYGEWGSKKYLVSSMDQSLTRMGLDYVDIFYHHRPDPNTPIEETMGALDLLVRQGKALYVGISNYSAEQTREASKILRQLGTPCLIHQPSYSMFNRWIEDGLQDVLAEEGIGSIAFSPLQKGILTDRYLNGIAADSRAAGPSVFLSEKEITEEVIGKVRKLNDIASARGQKMSQLALSWVLRGGKVTSALIGASKVSQIEDAVASLNAPELSTEELEQIENILRG from the coding sequence ATGTATAACGCCAGTCCTACCAGATACGACAGCATGACATATAACCGTTCAGGCAAGAGCGGCTTGCGCCTTCCGGCGATCTCACTCGGATTGTGGCATAATTTTGGAGGCAATGATGTATTTGAGAACGGAAGAGCCATGGTAAGAAGAGCCTTCGATCTCGGAATAACTCATTTTGACCTAGCCAATAACTATGGTCCTCCAGCAGGCTCTGCAGAAGAGACCTTTGGACAAATTCTGACTAAGGACTTCTCCGCACACCGCGATGAGATGATTATCTCCAGCAAAGCCGGATATTACATGTGGCCGGGACCTTACGGTGAATGGGGCTCCAAGAAGTATCTGGTGTCCAGTATGGATCAAAGCTTGACACGTATGGGATTAGATTATGTCGACATTTTTTATCACCACCGTCCAGATCCAAACACACCTATCGAAGAGACTATGGGAGCACTGGATTTGCTCGTACGTCAAGGTAAGGCGTTATATGTAGGGATCTCCAACTACAGTGCGGAGCAAACTCGTGAAGCTTCTAAAATTCTTCGCCAACTTGGAACTCCTTGCCTTATCCATCAGCCAAGCTATTCCATGTTCAATCGTTGGATTGAAGATGGCCTGCAAGATGTTCTTGCAGAAGAAGGTATCGGCTCTATCGCCTTCTCTCCCCTTCAAAAAGGTATCCTGACAGACCGTTATCTGAACGGTATCGCTGCGGATTCCCGTGCGGCCGGACCTAGCGTGTTCCTGTCTGAGAAGGAAATTACAGAAGAGGTTATCGGTAAGGTACGGAAGTTGAATGATATTGCATCTGCACGTGGTCAGAAGATGTCCCAGTTGGCACTATCATGGGTACTTCGTGGAGGCAAAGTAACCTCTGCCCTTATTGGTGCCAGCAAAGTAAGCCAAATTGAGGATGCTGTTGCTTCATTAAATGCACCAGAGCTCAGCACAGAAGAGCTGGAGCAAATCGAGAATATTCTGCGCGGATAA
- a CDS encoding S-layer homology domain-containing protein: MNLVSFGQAFAATETASKGNDTTGHWAESILKQWQAEGLLNGYVDGSLKPNLKITRAEFAVLINKSFGFTNAGAITFKDVKPSDWFYNDIAKATSAGYITGYTDQTFKPNQPLTREEMAVIVASLLQLQKSSAPAAFTDTIAGHEWSKGQISAVVEAGIMVGYDHKFRPLANATRAEAVSLLSRALKLTKNQNTVVYDKAGNYGPETGVATVTGSVYINAPGVVLSNTIITGDLQIGEGVGKGDVTLKNVTVKGTTTISGGGKNSIHVVDSVLVTVIVNKQDGSIRIVTEGNSSVQQITLQSGALLEEGAGTGSGFGNVNLSGVIPANAQVSLAGTFETVDVLATAIQINLTSGSVQNLQVAPTAANTGIDISSGARLNALILNAISRITGQGTIAAATVNVSGSTFAQTPGNLIRGNNVSVTIGAPIIGSGSGSGSGSNPDTVTGVVYGFAGKIIDVNNQPLSNATIHFRKGLGVTTGTIDGTVVTDENGNYFANLSPGIYTGQIVKSGFITTYVVGVSLSTHKNTGQDATAIKIPAADEIRIVLTWNLKPWDEDSHLIGPAPNDTTFHTWYSDREFYYDYVLYADLDHDDTNSYGPETTTIRKRVDGVYTFYIENFSGNGINDADTLSASGGKVEIYNGDNSIPVKIYNVPVGDNKDMFWHVFNMTVDGSNLTFEDKNVLTSNKPGIVNHLPNYDAFSVENHIGAEDVVKVSQLSVGDIISVYTDEVGGTPIQSVPIQAGKDTATITGLNFGAPSTTIYISVTNSNGQESVRRRIPVLSEQDYTVLTTTIAGAFSDHEIPSTSTVGEAVYLANPLVPLPLDLEIKVLDLTPISSVTDSVYLYSNYSNVIFEGYNGTNESIQYKVKLELRSGYANVIKEFILTVPTAFAALQQTIVEAQALSAHVTNGTDLLTPLTRAETTLAQPNSTNQQYIMALHVLISAMRAATTQ, encoded by the coding sequence ATGAATTTAGTATCTTTCGGCCAAGCCTTTGCTGCTACGGAAACTGCTAGCAAAGGAAATGATACTACAGGACACTGGGCAGAGAGCATTCTTAAACAGTGGCAGGCAGAAGGTCTTCTTAATGGCTATGTAGATGGTTCTTTAAAACCCAACCTTAAGATTACCCGTGCAGAATTTGCAGTATTGATTAACAAATCCTTTGGCTTTACAAATGCAGGGGCCATTACCTTTAAGGACGTAAAACCTTCGGACTGGTTCTATAACGATATTGCTAAAGCAACATCTGCAGGATACATAACCGGATATACAGACCAAACCTTCAAACCGAACCAACCGCTTACCCGTGAAGAGATGGCCGTTATAGTAGCCTCTTTACTGCAGCTCCAGAAATCTTCTGCTCCTGCTGCTTTTACAGATACAATTGCTGGCCACGAATGGAGCAAAGGTCAGATCAGTGCGGTAGTTGAGGCTGGAATTATGGTCGGATATGACCATAAATTCAGACCACTGGCTAATGCCACAAGAGCAGAAGCTGTCAGCTTGCTGTCACGGGCTTTGAAACTAACTAAAAACCAGAATACAGTCGTTTATGACAAAGCTGGTAATTACGGCCCAGAGACAGGCGTAGCTACAGTCACGGGTTCCGTATATATTAACGCACCAGGAGTTGTCTTAAGCAACACTATAATTACAGGTGACTTGCAAATAGGCGAAGGCGTTGGAAAAGGAGACGTAACCCTAAAGAACGTCACAGTTAAAGGAACAACAACTATATCCGGCGGCGGAAAAAATAGTATTCATGTTGTTGATTCTGTCTTAGTAACCGTTATTGTGAACAAACAGGACGGGAGTATCCGCATTGTCACAGAAGGTAACAGCTCTGTGCAGCAGATCACTCTTCAATCCGGAGCTTTGCTGGAAGAGGGTGCTGGAACAGGCAGCGGCTTTGGTAATGTCAATCTTTCTGGGGTGATCCCGGCCAATGCACAGGTTTCATTAGCTGGAACCTTTGAAACTGTTGATGTACTCGCAACTGCTATTCAGATCAATTTGACTTCAGGCTCAGTTCAGAATCTACAAGTAGCTCCTACTGCAGCTAATACTGGTATTGATATTAGTAGCGGTGCCAGACTTAACGCATTAATTCTTAATGCTATTTCAAGAATCACTGGACAAGGTACAATAGCTGCAGCTACAGTCAATGTCTCAGGCTCAACATTTGCCCAAACTCCTGGAAATTTAATACGGGGCAACAATGTTTCGGTAACTATTGGAGCACCCATCATTGGATCTGGATCTGGATCTGGATCTGGTAGCAATCCGGACACAGTTACAGGCGTGGTGTATGGATTCGCGGGTAAAATTATCGACGTAAATAACCAACCATTATCTAACGCAACTATCCATTTCCGTAAAGGATTGGGAGTTACTACAGGAACAATTGACGGAACCGTAGTTACAGATGAAAACGGCAATTACTTTGCTAATCTCAGCCCTGGCATTTATACCGGTCAAATAGTTAAATCCGGTTTTATCACAACTTATGTAGTAGGCGTCTCATTGTCAACTCATAAAAATACTGGACAAGATGCTACTGCAATCAAGATCCCCGCTGCTGATGAAATCAGAATCGTCCTGACTTGGAACCTGAAACCGTGGGATGAAGACTCTCATTTAATCGGGCCCGCACCGAACGACACTACATTCCATACATGGTACTCCGATAGAGAGTTTTATTACGATTACGTTCTATACGCGGATCTGGATCATGATGACACAAATTCTTATGGACCAGAAACTACTACAATTCGTAAACGTGTAGATGGAGTTTACACCTTTTATATTGAGAATTTCAGCGGCAACGGAATTAACGATGCTGACACCCTTTCTGCTTCAGGCGGCAAAGTTGAAATTTATAACGGAGACAATTCAATTCCAGTTAAGATCTACAATGTTCCTGTCGGGGACAACAAGGATATGTTCTGGCATGTTTTTAACATGACCGTAGATGGCAGTAACTTAACGTTTGAAGATAAGAACGTTCTAACAAGTAACAAACCTGGTATTGTCAATCATTTACCGAACTATGATGCCTTTAGTGTTGAGAACCACATAGGCGCAGAAGATGTTGTGAAGGTGAGTCAGCTTTCCGTAGGAGATATTATCTCTGTGTACACTGATGAAGTTGGTGGTACTCCTATCCAATCCGTTCCGATCCAAGCAGGAAAAGATACTGCCACTATTACAGGACTCAACTTTGGTGCACCAAGTACAACCATTTATATTTCCGTAACAAACTCTAATGGACAAGAAAGTGTACGGAGAAGAATCCCAGTATTATCAGAGCAAGATTACACAGTGCTTACGACGACAATTGCTGGAGCTTTTTCTGATCACGAGATACCTAGCACTTCAACTGTAGGAGAAGCTGTATACTTGGCTAATCCACTAGTACCACTGCCTTTAGACCTCGAGATTAAGGTTCTCGATCTAACCCCTATTTCTAGTGTAACGGATTCAGTCTATCTGTACTCGAATTACTCCAACGTTATATTTGAAGGTTATAACGGAACTAATGAATCTATCCAGTACAAAGTTAAGCTAGAACTAAGAAGTGGTTATGCAAACGTGATAAAAGAATTCATATTAACAGTCCCTACAGCATTCGCAGCATTACAGCAGACTATCGTTGAAGCCCAAGCATTGTCTGCCCATGTTACGAATGGAACGGATCTATTAACGCCCCTCACTAGGGCAGAAACCACTTTAGCTCAACCTAACTCAACAAACCAACAGTATATAATGGCACTGCATGTATTAATTTCAGCAATGAGAGCCGCTACTACTCAATAA
- a CDS encoding spore coat protein — protein MELHELTAFQSNSLMHLKMSHHDVKDPQLHALYLETIRSVEQNLRELLQYYPLAPQGTRAGNMSMDMTAFYGVHLLIFVKTSVRNYSIAITETATPRLRDTLQKQLNTAILLHGRVFHFLHERGIYPSYDLPKLLSNDVNNANKALTL, from the coding sequence ATGGAGCTGCACGAATTAACGGCATTCCAAAGCAATTCATTAATGCATCTGAAAATGTCCCATCATGACGTTAAAGATCCTCAGCTTCACGCTTTATATTTAGAGACTATTAGAAGTGTAGAGCAGAATTTAAGAGAGCTGCTGCAATATTACCCATTGGCTCCTCAGGGAACACGAGCCGGAAACATGAGCATGGATATGACGGCCTTCTACGGCGTCCATCTATTAATTTTCGTGAAAACTTCTGTTCGCAATTACTCAATAGCCATAACCGAAACGGCAACCCCACGGCTTAGAGATACCTTGCAGAAACAATTGAACACCGCGATACTCCTCCATGGAAGAGTATTTCACTTTCTGCATGAACGTGGAATTTATCCTTCCTATGATCTTCCTAAGCTGCTATCCAATGATGTGAACAATGCCAACAAGGCGCTCACACTGTAA
- a CDS encoding VOC family protein, whose protein sequence is MKVQLEGITLLTNDVSRLAHFYRDVMGFQCVVDESHYAEFQNEGVRLAICLNALMADNTNNHHSFIEERKGQAVELNFQLESPEQVHQVYDDLVRKGATPITSPQLKSWGHTTGFFADPDGNIHSLFAVNPL, encoded by the coding sequence ATGAAAGTTCAACTGGAAGGTATTACCTTGCTTACGAACGATGTATCCCGATTGGCACATTTTTACCGGGATGTGATGGGTTTCCAATGTGTGGTCGATGAGAGCCATTACGCGGAATTCCAGAACGAAGGCGTGCGGCTTGCCATTTGTTTGAATGCATTGATGGCAGACAATACGAATAATCATCATTCGTTTATCGAGGAGCGAAAGGGACAGGCCGTCGAACTGAATTTCCAGCTGGAATCGCCGGAACAAGTCCATCAGGTATACGATGATCTCGTCCGAAAGGGAGCCACCCCGATTACTTCCCCTCAATTAAAGTCATGGGGACACACAACCGGTTTTTTTGCAGATCCGGACGGCAACATTCATTCCCTCTTTGCGGTCAATCCACTATAG